From the Bos taurus isolate L1 Dominette 01449 registration number 42190680 breed Hereford chromosome 20, ARS-UCD2.0, whole genome shotgun sequence genome, one window contains:
- the HTR1A gene encoding 5-hydroxytryptamine receptor 1A codes for MDVLSPGQGNNTTSSQGPFGTRGNATGISDVTFSYQVITSLVLGTLIFCAVLGNACVVAAIALERSLQNVANYLIGSLAITDLMVSVLVLPMAALYQVLNKWTLGQVTCDLFIALDVLCCTSSILHLCAIALDRYWAITDPIDYVNKRTPRRAAALISLTWLIGFLISIPPMLGWRTPEDRSDPDACTISKDHGYTIYSTFGAFYIPLLLMLVLYGRIFRAARFRIRKTVKKVDKKAANHRLAASPAPQPRKSVSGESDSRDWRQGTENKVTGAPCANGAVRQGEEGAALEVIEVHRVGNSKEHLPLPSEGGAVPYVPASFEKKNERNAEAKRKMALARERKTVKTLGIIMGTFILCWLPFFIVALVLPFCESSCHMPTLLGAIINWLGYSNSLLNPVIYAYFNKDFQNAFKKIIKCKFCRR; via the coding sequence ATGGATGTGCTCAGCCCCGGACAGGGCAATAACACCACGTCGTCCCAGGGTCCCTTCGGGACACGCGGCAACGCTACTGGCATCTCCGACGTGACCTTCAGCTATCAAGTAATCACCTCTCTAGTGCTGGGCACGCTCATCTTCTGCGCGGTGCTGGGCAATGCGTGTGTAGTGGCGGCCATCGCCCTGGAGCGCTCCCTGCAGAACGTGGCGAACTATCTCATAGGCTCGCTGGCCATCACCGACCTCATGGTGTCGGTGCTGGTTCTGCCCATGGCCGCGTTGTACCAGGTGCTCAACAAGTGGACTCTGGGACAGGTCACCTGTGACCTGTTCATCGCCCTCGACGTACTGTGCTGCACCTCGTCCATTCTGCACCTGTGCGCTATCGCTCTGGATAGATACTGGGCCATCACCGACCCCATCGACTACGTGAACAAGAGGACGCCCCGGCGCGCCGCTGCGCTCATCTCGCTCACCTGGCTCATTGGCTTCCTCATCTCCATCCCGCCCATGCTGGGCTGGCGCACCCCGGAAGACCGCTCGGACCCGGACGCGTGCACTATCAGCAAGGACCACGGCTACACTATTTACTCCACCTTCGGCGCTTTCTACATCCCTCTGCTGCTCATGCTGGTTCTCTACGGGCGCATCTTTCGAGCCGCGCGATTCCGCATTCGCAAGACAGTTAAGAAGGTGGACAAGAAGGCAGCCAACCACCGTCTTGCGGCATCGCCGGCCCCGCAGCCCAGAAAGAGCGTGAGTGGTGAGTCGGATAGCAGAGACTGGAGGCAGGGCACGGAGAACAAGGTAACAGGGGCTCCGTGCGCCAATGGAGCCGTGAGGCAGGGCGAAGAAGGCGCCGCCCTGGAGGTGATCGAAGTGCACCGGGTGGGCAACTCCAAAGAGCACCTTCCGCTGCCCAGCGAAGGCGGTGCTGTCCCCTACGTCCCCGCCTCCTTCGAGAAGAAAAATGAGCGCAACGCCGAGGCCAAGCGCAAGATGGCCCTGGCCCGCGAGAGGAAGACGGTGAAGACTCTGGGCATCATCATGGGCACCTTCATCCTCTGCTGGTTGCCCTTCTTCATCGTGGCCCTAGTCCTGCCCTTCTGCGAAAGCAGCTGCCACATGCCTACCCTGTTGGGGGCCATAATCAACTGGCTGGGCTACTCCAACTCTCTGCTTAACCCTGTCATTTACGCCTACTTCAACAAGGACTTCCAAAACGCGTTTAAGAAGATCATCAAGTGCAAGTTCTGCCGCCGATGA